The following proteins come from a genomic window of Streptomyces liliiviolaceus:
- the sodN gene encoding superoxide dismutase, Ni yields the protein MLSRLFAPKVKVSAHCDLPCGVYDPAQARIEAESVKAVQEKMAGNDDPHFQARATVIKEQRAELAKHHVSVLWSDYFKPPHFEKYPELHQLVNDALKALSAAKGSTDPATGQKALDHIAQIDKIFWETKKA from the coding sequence ATGCTTTCCCGCCTGTTTGCCCCCAAGGTCAAGGTCAGCGCACACTGCGACCTGCCCTGTGGTGTGTACGACCCCGCCCAGGCCCGCATCGAGGCGGAGTCGGTCAAGGCCGTCCAGGAAAAGATGGCCGGCAACGACGACCCGCACTTCCAGGCCCGCGCCACCGTCATCAAGGAGCAGCGCGCCGAGCTCGCCAAGCATCACGTCTCGGTGCTGTGGAGCGACTACTTCAAGCCCCCGCACTTCGAGAAGTACCCGGAGCTGCACCAGCTGGTCAACGACGCGCTCAAGGCCCTCTCGGCCGCGAAGGGCTCGACCGACCCGGCGACGGGCCAGAAGGCTCTCGACCACATCGCCCAGATCGACAAGATCTTCTGGGAGACCAAGAAGGCCTGA
- a CDS encoding family 2 encapsulin nanocompartment cargo protein polyprenyl transferase translates to MGEFMTETRTEPWTSAVAGAVPEQGPAPAGPHGSPDAQEAAAILDRARDSVEPELRRAVESLPGPLRRVALHHFGWQHVDGTPAAGNAGKAIRPALVLAATGALGGHRTNAVRAAAAVELVHNFTLLHDDLMDRDTTRRHRPTAWAVFGDADAVLAGDSLQALAHRLLAEDPHPASAAGAARLADCVVELCAGQQADTAMERRAPDDITLDEVLAMAEAKTGALLGCACALGALYAGADDADVAALDAFGREAGLAFQLIDDVIGIWGDPGRTGKPAGADLMARKKSLPVVAALASGTPAAAELAELYRAPYRDGELERTVLAVERAGGRDWAQIQAADRMARALGHLSRAVPDPEAAEGLLSLAEFVTRRTS, encoded by the coding sequence ATGGGTGAGTTCATGACGGAGACGCGCACGGAGCCATGGACATCCGCAGTGGCAGGAGCCGTCCCCGAGCAGGGGCCGGCGCCCGCCGGGCCGCACGGCTCGCCCGACGCACAGGAGGCGGCCGCCATCCTCGACAGGGCCAGGGACTCGGTCGAACCTGAACTGCGCCGGGCCGTCGAGTCGTTGCCCGGCCCGTTACGACGGGTCGCCCTCCACCACTTCGGGTGGCAGCACGTGGACGGCACTCCGGCGGCGGGGAACGCGGGCAAGGCCATCCGGCCCGCGCTCGTACTGGCCGCGACCGGAGCACTCGGCGGGCACCGGACGAACGCCGTCCGGGCGGCCGCCGCGGTGGAGCTGGTGCACAACTTCACGCTGCTGCACGACGACCTGATGGACCGGGACACCACCCGCAGGCACCGGCCCACCGCCTGGGCCGTGTTCGGTGACGCCGACGCGGTCCTCGCGGGGGACTCCCTGCAGGCGCTGGCGCACCGGCTGCTCGCCGAGGACCCGCATCCGGCGTCCGCGGCGGGGGCCGCGCGGCTCGCCGACTGCGTCGTCGAACTGTGCGCGGGACAGCAGGCCGACACGGCGATGGAGCGCCGTGCCCCCGATGACATCACGCTCGATGAGGTACTGGCCATGGCCGAGGCCAAGACCGGTGCGCTCCTGGGGTGCGCGTGCGCGCTGGGGGCGCTGTACGCGGGCGCGGACGACGCGGATGTCGCGGCGCTGGACGCGTTCGGGCGCGAGGCCGGGCTCGCCTTCCAGCTCATCGACGACGTGATCGGTATCTGGGGGGACCCGGGGCGCACCGGCAAGCCGGCCGGGGCGGACCTCATGGCCCGCAAGAAGTCCCTCCCGGTGGTCGCGGCGCTCGCCTCCGGCACCCCGGCCGCGGCCGAACTCGCCGAGCTGTACCGGGCTCCCTACCGGGACGGCGAGCTGGAGCGCACGGTCCTCGCCGTCGAGCGGGCGGGCGGTCGCGACTGGGCCCAGATCCAGGCGGCCGACCGGATGGCGCGGGCCCTCGGCCATCTCTCCCGCGCGGTCCCGGACCCGGAGGCGGCGGAAGGCCTGCTGTCGCTGGCGGAGTTCGTGACCCGGCGGACCTCATGA
- a CDS encoding GAF and ANTAR domain-containing protein, whose product MSIEPLDTTRSQELAANLLALVDAPAQGESEEHLLRRLARVTSLVPGVEAAACSLIGPEGTPWRMAATDERTRRLECLQAESRVGPCLDIARGKGPLANIPMSHPHSRTRWPRFTSRALSEGFTAVTALPLVHQDRALGALDLYHQHGGLGPAGIRWARLLADATALGLAHRDVLRDALVRGDQLQNALNSRVLIEQAKGILTERLGCDLQEAFEQLRGHARAKRMKLVDLAALVVADASDTSAFPRRHQAP is encoded by the coding sequence ATGAGCATCGAACCGCTCGACACCACCCGGTCGCAGGAATTAGCCGCGAATCTGCTCGCTCTGGTCGACGCTCCGGCCCAGGGCGAGAGCGAGGAGCATCTGCTGCGCCGGCTTGCGCGGGTCACGTCCCTGGTGCCCGGTGTGGAGGCGGCCGCCTGCAGTCTGATCGGCCCGGAGGGCACTCCCTGGCGCATGGCCGCGACGGACGAACGCACGCGTCGGCTGGAGTGTCTGCAGGCCGAGTCGCGCGTGGGCCCCTGCCTGGACATCGCACGCGGCAAGGGGCCCCTGGCCAACATTCCGATGTCCCACCCGCACAGCCGGACCCGCTGGCCCCGCTTCACCAGCCGTGCCCTGTCCGAGGGCTTCACCGCTGTCACGGCCCTGCCCCTGGTCCATCAGGACCGGGCGCTGGGCGCGCTCGATCTCTACCACCAGCACGGCGGGCTCGGGCCGGCGGGCATCCGGTGGGCCCGGCTCCTCGCCGACGCCACGGCCCTCGGTCTTGCCCATCGCGATGTGTTGCGCGACGCGCTCGTCCGGGGCGATCAGCTGCAGAACGCCCTGAACAGCCGCGTCCTCATCGAGCAGGCCAAGGGCATCCTCACCGAACGCCTGGGCTGTGACCTCCAGGAGGCGTTCGAGCAGCTGCGCGGCCATGCGCGCGCGAAGCGGATGAAGCTCGTCGACCTGGCCGCGCTGGTCGTCGCCGACGCGTCCGACACCTCGGCTTTTCCGCGTCGGCACCAGGCTCCCTGA
- a CDS encoding GAF and ANTAR domain-containing protein, translated as MPEQPREERLAAAFVELATTLAGDFDDVQFLRTLSERCVDLLDISAAGVALAAPRNGRAEVTGSDARVRSLERNGADWGEGPCQDCLRTGNPVEGIALDHPDARAAWPRFTRRARRLGFHSVAATPLRVRDEVVGALSLFVDGPGTPDPAQLRLGRALADFAAIPILQQRELRRQTRLTEQLETALESRILVEQAKGALAQQRRITVDEAFALLRDHARSRRRRISDVAREFLDGTGELPLSEPAD; from the coding sequence ATGCCCGAGCAGCCGCGCGAGGAGCGGTTGGCCGCCGCTTTCGTGGAGCTCGCCACCACCCTGGCGGGCGACTTCGACGACGTGCAGTTCCTGCGCACCCTCTCCGAGCGCTGCGTCGATCTGCTGGACATCTCGGCCGCGGGGGTCGCCCTGGCCGCGCCCCGGAACGGCCGGGCGGAGGTCACCGGATCCGACGCCCGTGTCCGCAGCCTCGAACGGAACGGCGCCGACTGGGGCGAGGGGCCGTGCCAGGACTGTCTGCGCACCGGAAACCCCGTCGAGGGGATCGCCCTCGACCACCCCGACGCGCGTGCCGCCTGGCCCCGCTTCACCCGCAGGGCCCGTCGTCTGGGCTTCCACTCGGTCGCCGCGACACCGTTACGCGTACGCGACGAGGTGGTCGGCGCCCTCAGCCTCTTCGTGGACGGGCCCGGCACACCGGACCCCGCGCAGCTCAGACTGGGCCGGGCCCTCGCCGACTTCGCCGCCATCCCGATACTGCAGCAGCGGGAACTGCGCCGGCAGACGCGGCTCACCGAGCAGCTGGAGACCGCGCTGGAGTCCCGCATCCTCGTCGAACAGGCCAAGGGCGCCCTCGCCCAGCAGCGCCGGATCACCGTGGACGAGGCCTTCGCGCTGCTGCGCGACCACGCCCGCTCGCGCCGGCGCCGGATCTCGGACGTGGCCCGGGAGTTCCTGGACGGCACCGGCGAACTCCCGCTCTCCGAACCCGCCGACTGA
- a CDS encoding GAF domain-containing protein yields the protein MTREEQLAEAFVGLADTLADGFDPVILLDRLAGHCVGIVGADTVSVMMATVRGDLRTMSVSAHAATAELVQTQTREGPGRDCYRTRLPVDATHLDGLDGRWPRFTAQVQEAGYGAAHALPLRVNHQTIGSVSLLLTAPAGLLPGDLRLAQALADVAAVALVHWSPDPARPMDILTHVQAAVAAKATVEMAQGMLAEHGRLEPARAMEALLAYSGLNGNRLTATAQALVRRTLEPSAVLAALE from the coding sequence ATGACCCGTGAAGAGCAGCTCGCCGAGGCGTTCGTCGGGCTGGCGGACACCCTCGCCGACGGCTTCGACCCGGTGATCCTGCTGGATCGCCTGGCCGGCCACTGCGTCGGCATCGTGGGTGCCGACACGGTCAGCGTCATGATGGCCACGGTCCGCGGCGACCTTCGTACGATGTCGGTCTCCGCCCACGCGGCCACGGCCGAACTGGTCCAGACGCAGACCCGGGAAGGCCCCGGCCGGGACTGCTACCGGACCCGGCTGCCGGTGGACGCCACCCACCTCGACGGGCTCGACGGCCGCTGGCCGCGGTTCACGGCCCAGGTCCAGGAAGCCGGTTACGGCGCCGCGCACGCGCTGCCGCTGCGGGTCAACCACCAGACCATCGGGTCCGTGAGCCTCCTGCTCACCGCGCCCGCCGGGCTCCTGCCGGGCGATCTGCGCCTCGCCCAGGCGCTCGCCGACGTGGCCGCCGTGGCGCTGGTCCACTGGAGCCCGGACCCCGCCCGGCCCATGGACATCCTCACCCACGTCCAGGCTGCCGTCGCCGCCAAGGCCACCGTCGAGATGGCGCAGGGCATGCTGGCCGAGCACGGCCGGCTCGAACCCGCACGGGCGATGGAGGCCCTGCTCGCCTACAGCGGCCTCAACGGCAACCGGCTCACCGCGACCGCCCAGGCACTGGTCCGCCGCACCCTCGAACCGTCCGCGGTGCTCGCAGCCCTGGAATGA
- a CDS encoding GAF and ANTAR domain-containing protein: MRHENRGGDNEMPDRIQPSDVEDRRRVTEAFTSLASSSDVHRVPELLCAACVDLLPVTGASISITGSRTARALWCASDDTAARLAEAQYTLGDGPCQSALDRAAPVLAPDLTQGPDARRWPVFAHQAVELGVRAVFSLPLGAGALAIGTLDLYRDTSGPLSAKDLRIALLARDAVTFAVLNLEAASDGFTSADEAGVASWVDAAEADHIEVHQAVGMVMVQLGIDPEQALDRLRAHAFAKGRTVTEVAQEVLARTLRFHPEADDDQPKGRGRLGDEGDGDRS, translated from the coding sequence ATGCGGCACGAGAATCGCGGCGGCGACAACGAGATGCCCGACCGTATACAGCCGTCCGACGTGGAGGACCGCCGCCGGGTCACCGAGGCCTTCACCTCGTTGGCCTCGTCCAGCGACGTGCACAGGGTGCCCGAGCTGCTGTGCGCGGCCTGCGTGGACCTGCTGCCCGTCACCGGCGCCTCGATCTCGATCACCGGCAGCAGAACCGCACGGGCGCTGTGGTGCGCCAGCGACGACACGGCCGCCCGGCTCGCCGAGGCGCAGTACACGCTGGGCGACGGACCCTGTCAGAGCGCCCTCGACCGGGCCGCCCCGGTGCTCGCGCCGGACCTCACCCAGGGGCCGGACGCCCGCCGCTGGCCGGTCTTCGCCCATCAGGCCGTCGAGTTGGGCGTCCGGGCGGTCTTCTCGCTGCCCCTCGGCGCCGGCGCGCTCGCGATCGGGACCCTCGACCTCTACCGGGACACCTCGGGCCCCCTGTCCGCGAAAGACCTGCGGATCGCGCTGCTGGCGCGGGACGCGGTCACGTTCGCCGTACTGAATCTCGAAGCAGCGTCGGACGGTTTCACCTCTGCGGACGAAGCAGGAGTAGCGTCGTGGGTGGATGCCGCGGAAGCCGACCACATCGAGGTCCATCAGGCCGTTGGCATGGTCATGGTCCAACTCGGGATCGATCCCGAGCAGGCACTGGACCGACTGCGGGCACACGCCTTCGCGAAAGGGCGGACGGTCACCGAGGTGGCCCAGGAAGTTCTGGCCCGAACGCTGCGTTTCCATCCGGAAGCGGACGACGATCAGCCGAAGGGCCGCGGTCGGCTCGGCGACGAAGGAGACGGTGACCGGTCATGA
- a CDS encoding STAS domain-containing protein: protein MGTHHVTFGLRHRTAGDTLLLLPRGELDAWADQELFPLVAELLDRPRDRALSGVVVDLGAVTFLDAGGLRLLVRLRNRTCLSGVELRLARTPAKVRRVLRLSRLERTFTFLDEPGSPCDKASGRGVPA, encoded by the coding sequence ATGGGCACCCATCACGTCACCTTCGGCCTGCGCCACCGGACGGCGGGAGACACGCTGTTACTCCTGCCCCGCGGCGAGCTGGACGCCTGGGCCGACCAGGAGCTGTTCCCGCTGGTGGCCGAACTCCTCGACCGTCCCCGGGACCGGGCCCTGTCCGGTGTCGTCGTGGACCTCGGGGCGGTGACCTTCCTCGACGCCGGCGGTCTGCGCCTGCTGGTCCGCCTCAGGAACCGGACGTGCCTGAGCGGCGTCGAACTGCGGCTCGCCCGCACCCCCGCCAAGGTCCGTCGCGTCCTGCGTCTCTCCCGGCTCGAACGTACCTTCACGTTCCTCGACGAACCCGGATCACCCTGCGACAAGGCCTCCGGGCGCGGTGTGCCCGCCTGA
- a CDS encoding VOC family protein, which produces MDLKIAQCFISVDDHDRALAFYRDVLGLEVRNDVGFEGMRWVTVGPPLQPDVEIVLEPPLADPNAPAADRQAVAELLAKGLLRGVIFTTENCDATYERLLAADADIIQEPMDQPYGVRDCAVRDPAGNLLRFTQRK; this is translated from the coding sequence ATGGACCTCAAAATCGCGCAGTGTTTCATCTCCGTCGACGACCATGACCGGGCGCTCGCCTTCTACCGTGACGTGCTGGGCCTGGAGGTCCGTAACGACGTCGGGTTCGAGGGCATGCGCTGGGTCACCGTGGGGCCCCCGCTCCAGCCGGACGTGGAGATCGTCCTGGAGCCGCCGCTGGCCGATCCGAACGCACCGGCGGCGGACCGGCAGGCGGTGGCCGAACTGCTGGCCAAGGGGCTGCTCCGCGGTGTCATCTTCACCACGGAGAACTGCGACGCGACGTACGAACGGCTGCTCGCCGCGGACGCGGACATCATCCAGGAACCGATGGACCAGCCGTACGGAGTCCGTGACTGCGCGGTCCGCGACCCCGCGGGCAATCTCCTGCGCTTCACCCAGCGCAAGTGA
- a CDS encoding family 2B encapsulin nanocompartment shell protein: MSVGEEIRADQDQPQKSLGTSAARNLATTTKSAPQMQEISSRWLLRMLPWVNVQGGTYRVNRRLSYSVGDGRVTFVKTGDRVQVIPAELGELPALRTYEDQEVLTELAARCEQREFEPGGVLASFGSPADEVFLLAHGRVEKIGTGPYGDDAELGTLADGAYFGDQAILDPDAIWEYTARATTACTVLALPRTHFDAIAERSESLREHLAQLRAIPHQRANKYGEKEIDLAAGHTGEPAIPGTFVDYDAAPREYELSVAQTVLRIHTRVADLYNQPMNQTEQQLRLTVEALKERQEHELINNREFGLLNNCEYDQRLQPHDGVPSPDDLDELLTRRRGTKMLLAHPRAIAAFGRELNKRGLVPETLEVAGNRIPTWRGVPIYPCNKIPVTEARTTSIIAMRTGEAEQGVVGLQQAGIPDEIEPSLSVRFMGISEQAIMSYLVTTYYSAAVLVPDALGVLENVEIGRWR; encoded by the coding sequence ATGTCGGTAGGCGAAGAGATCCGCGCGGACCAGGATCAGCCGCAGAAGAGTCTCGGCACATCCGCGGCGCGGAACCTGGCCACGACCACCAAGTCCGCACCGCAGATGCAGGAGATCAGCTCACGATGGCTGCTGCGCATGCTGCCGTGGGTGAACGTGCAGGGCGGCACATACCGGGTGAACCGCAGGCTCAGCTACTCCGTGGGAGACGGCCGCGTCACCTTCGTCAAGACGGGTGACCGTGTCCAGGTCATCCCGGCGGAGCTCGGCGAACTGCCGGCGCTGCGCACCTACGAGGACCAGGAGGTGCTCACCGAGCTGGCCGCGCGCTGCGAGCAGCGCGAGTTCGAGCCGGGCGGCGTGCTCGCCTCCTTCGGCAGTCCGGCCGACGAGGTCTTCCTGCTGGCCCACGGCAGGGTCGAGAAGATCGGCACGGGTCCGTACGGGGACGACGCGGAGCTGGGCACGCTCGCGGACGGCGCCTACTTCGGCGACCAGGCGATCCTCGACCCGGACGCCATCTGGGAGTACACGGCCCGCGCGACCACCGCGTGCACGGTCCTCGCACTGCCGCGCACGCACTTCGACGCGATCGCGGAGCGCTCCGAGTCCCTGCGCGAGCACCTCGCGCAACTGCGCGCGATCCCGCACCAGCGCGCCAACAAGTACGGCGAGAAGGAGATCGACCTCGCGGCCGGCCACACGGGCGAGCCCGCCATCCCCGGGACGTTCGTCGACTACGACGCCGCGCCGCGGGAGTACGAACTCAGCGTCGCCCAGACCGTGCTGCGCATCCACACCCGCGTGGCCGACCTCTACAACCAGCCCATGAACCAGACCGAGCAGCAGCTGCGGCTCACGGTGGAGGCGCTGAAGGAGCGCCAGGAGCACGAGCTCATCAACAACCGCGAGTTCGGGCTGCTCAACAACTGCGAGTACGACCAGCGGCTCCAGCCGCACGACGGTGTACCGAGCCCGGACGACCTGGACGAACTGCTCACCAGGCGGCGCGGCACCAAGATGCTGCTCGCCCACCCCCGGGCGATCGCCGCGTTCGGCCGTGAGCTCAACAAGCGGGGCCTCGTCCCGGAGACCCTGGAGGTGGCGGGCAACCGCATCCCGACCTGGCGCGGAGTACCGATCTACCCGTGCAACAAGATCCCGGTGACCGAGGCCAGGACGACGTCGATCATCGCCATGCGTACGGGCGAGGCGGAGCAGGGGGTCGTCGGACTCCAGCAGGCGGGCATCCCGGACGAGATCGAACCGAGCCTGTCCGTGCGGTTCATGGGCATCAGCGAGCAGGCGATCATGTCGTACCTGGTGACGACGTACTACTCGGCCGCGGTCCTGGTGCCCGACGCGCTCGGCGTCCTGGAGAACGTCGAGATCGGCCGCTGGCGGTGA
- the sodX gene encoding nickel-type superoxide dismutase maturation protease has translation MPELSQETERGRGVLPFGAAEVTGPSMTPTLLHGDQLVVQYGARVRPGDVVVLRHPFQQDLLVVKRAAERREGGWWVLGDNSFAGGDSRDYGTVPEELVLGKVRFRYRPLEKGQRSPFAVARWVWSAARPVLSGRSSASRRLRAR, from the coding sequence ATGCCGGAGCTGTCGCAGGAGACCGAGCGCGGGAGGGGCGTCCTGCCGTTCGGGGCCGCCGAGGTGACGGGGCCGTCCATGACGCCCACGCTGCTGCACGGGGACCAACTCGTCGTGCAGTACGGGGCCAGGGTCAGGCCCGGTGACGTCGTCGTCCTGCGCCATCCGTTCCAGCAGGACCTGCTGGTCGTGAAGCGCGCGGCCGAGCGGCGTGAGGGCGGCTGGTGGGTGCTCGGCGACAACTCGTTCGCCGGCGGGGACAGCAGGGACTACGGAACCGTGCCCGAGGAACTGGTCCTCGGGAAGGTGCGGTTCCGCTACCGGCCGCTGGAGAAAGGTCAGCGCTCGCCGTTCGCGGTCGCGCGCTGGGTGTGGTCGGCCGCCCGGCCGGTGCTCTCCGGCCGGTCCTCCGCCTCCAGGCGCTTGCGGGCGCGGTAG
- a CDS encoding dihydrofolate reductase family protein, whose protein sequence is MRKLTYFIACSIDGFIGDPGGDGSMMVRFVDEEFFAFLRTEYPETLPTHGRRALGIDDLANRKYDTVVQGRASYDLALQIDVTSPYAHLREYVASRTLKESPDPNVEIVADDLVGKVRELKAEEGDFGIYLCGGSQIAGELLDEIDELVVKTYPIVLGTGMPMFGSGFAISEFTLGEVRTFKNGAVVRTYSRKR, encoded by the coding sequence TTGCGAAAGCTCACGTATTTCATCGCCTGCTCGATCGACGGCTTCATCGGCGATCCGGGCGGCGACGGCTCGATGATGGTCCGGTTCGTGGACGAGGAGTTCTTCGCGTTCCTCAGGACCGAGTATCCGGAGACGCTGCCCACCCACGGCCGCCGCGCGCTGGGCATCGACGACCTGGCGAACCGCAAGTACGACACGGTCGTGCAGGGCCGCGCCAGCTACGACCTGGCGCTGCAGATCGACGTCACCAGCCCCTACGCCCATCTGCGCGAGTACGTCGCCTCGCGCACGCTGAAGGAGTCGCCCGACCCGAACGTCGAGATCGTCGCCGACGACCTGGTCGGCAAGGTCCGCGAACTCAAGGCGGAGGAAGGCGACTTCGGCATCTATCTGTGCGGTGGCTCGCAGATCGCGGGCGAGCTGCTCGACGAGATCGACGAACTGGTCGTCAAGACGTACCCCATCGTGCTGGGCACCGGCATGCCGATGTTCGGCTCCGGCTTCGCGATCAGCGAGTTCACGCTCGGCGAGGTGCGTACGTTCAAGAACGGGGCGGTCGTGCGGACGTACAGCAGGAAGCGCTGA
- a CDS encoding N-acetylmuramoyl-L-alanine amidase yields the protein MASPMSAGSFLSRLKAEDVTVVEVGDWEHHNRNHKGPWGPVHGVMIHHTVTSGSQRTVEICRDGYSGLPGPLCHGVITKDGRVHLVGYGRSNHAGLGDDDVLRAVIAETALPADNEANTDGNRHFYGFECENLGDGEDPWPEAQLDAAARAAAAICRHHGWTERSVIGHLEWQPGKIDPRGFTMAAMRGRVRALLR from the coding sequence GTGGCCTCACCCATGTCCGCGGGCAGCTTTCTGAGCCGGCTCAAGGCGGAGGACGTCACTGTCGTCGAGGTCGGCGACTGGGAGCATCACAACCGCAACCACAAGGGGCCGTGGGGCCCGGTCCACGGGGTGATGATCCACCACACGGTGACCTCGGGCAGTCAGCGCACGGTCGAGATCTGCCGTGACGGCTACAGCGGGTTGCCGGGCCCGTTGTGTCACGGCGTGATCACCAAGGACGGCCGCGTCCACCTCGTCGGTTACGGCCGCTCCAATCACGCGGGCCTCGGTGACGACGACGTCCTGCGCGCGGTGATCGCCGAGACGGCCCTGCCGGCGGACAACGAGGCGAACACCGACGGCAACCGCCACTTCTACGGCTTCGAGTGCGAGAACCTCGGCGACGGCGAGGATCCCTGGCCGGAGGCCCAGCTGGACGCCGCCGCGCGGGCCGCGGCGGCGATCTGCCGCCACCACGGCTGGACGGAGCGCTCGGTGATCGGTCATCTGGAATGGCAACCGGGCAAGATCGACCCGCGCGGCTTCACGATGGCCGCCATGCGGGGCCGCGTCCGCGCTCTCCTGCGGTGA
- a CDS encoding helix-turn-helix transcriptional regulator has protein sequence MTTEDLVRLRKARDRMDREYAEPLDVPMLARTALMSPGHFQRSFRAAFGETPYGYLMTRRIERAKALLRRGDLSVTEVCFAVGCTSLGSFSSRFTELVGETPSAYRARSHEPGAAIPACVAKMYTRPVRRAAAKPLA, from the coding sequence ATGACCACGGAGGACCTGGTCCGGCTGCGCAAGGCACGCGACCGCATGGACCGTGAGTACGCCGAGCCGCTGGACGTGCCCATGCTCGCGCGCACCGCGCTGATGTCCCCGGGCCACTTCCAGCGCAGCTTCCGCGCGGCCTTCGGCGAGACTCCGTACGGCTATCTCATGACGCGCCGCATCGAGCGGGCGAAGGCGCTGCTGAGACGCGGCGACCTGAGCGTCACGGAGGTCTGCTTCGCGGTGGGATGCACGTCGCTCGGTTCGTTCAGCTCCCGCTTCACGGAGCTGGTCGGAGAGACACCGAGCGCGTACCGGGCCCGGTCGCACGAGCCGGGGGCGGCGATCCCGGCCTGCGTGGCGAAGATGTACACGCGACCGGTGCGCCGGGCGGCGGCCAAGCCTCTAGCGTGA
- a CDS encoding TetR/AcrR family transcriptional regulator → MVRNPQRRAALVDAGVEVLAREGARGLTFRAVDAEAGVPVGTASNYFTGRDDLLRQIDARLHERLAPDPEVMAELLTAPRDRALVTAFMHDLMARAQRDRTGYLGLLEMRLEATRRPELRASYTKTVRADLEYGMEFHRTAGLPGGDETVTILYVAMLGLILEHLTLPGVLDGALPGVSVPDGLLERIVDTIVPHS, encoded by the coding sequence ATGGTGCGCAACCCGCAGCGCCGAGCCGCGCTGGTCGACGCCGGGGTGGAGGTCCTGGCCCGCGAGGGGGCCCGCGGGCTGACCTTCCGCGCGGTGGACGCCGAGGCCGGGGTGCCGGTGGGGACCGCCTCGAACTACTTCACCGGCCGCGACGACCTGCTCCGGCAGATCGACGCCCGGCTGCACGAGCGGCTGGCCCCGGATCCGGAGGTCATGGCCGAGCTTCTGACGGCCCCGCGGGACCGCGCGCTGGTCACGGCCTTCATGCACGACCTCATGGCCCGCGCCCAGCGCGACCGCACGGGGTACCTGGGCCTCCTGGAGATGCGTCTGGAGGCCACGCGCCGCCCCGAACTGCGGGCCTCGTACACGAAGACCGTCCGCGCCGACCTTGAGTACGGCATGGAGTTCCACCGCACGGCGGGCCTGCCGGGCGGCGACGAGACCGTGACGATCCTCTACGTCGCCATGCTCGGCCTGATCCTCGAACACCTGACCCTGCCGGGGGTACTGGACGGCGCCCTACCGGGCGTGAGCGTCCCGGACGGCCTGCTGGAACGCATCGTCGACACGATCGTCCCCCACTCCTAG